The following coding sequences lie in one Caldisericota bacterium genomic window:
- a CDS encoding MFS transporter translates to MIKKEQLANSRYQLLLYTMGHFTVDWYSGMLKPLLPLIMTQFALSQGKVAMIPSILGVIVAFTQPLGALLGVHFKEKRMQIISILLASIFTPLIGIAKTIPLLFVFLTIGKIGNSFFHPNGASSVGKIAFKRSHTAMSLFSIGGALGSAAAPIMTIWYVKKYGIYSMPALASFGIIVAIISFLFIKKLKKVQPIYLKQKTWV, encoded by the coding sequence ATGATCAAAAAAGAGCAGCTTGCTAATTCCAGATATCAATTATTACTTTATACGATGGGACATTTCACTGTAGATTGGTACTCGGGAATGCTAAAACCACTACTTCCCTTAATAATGACACAATTTGCACTCTCTCAAGGCAAAGTCGCAATGATCCCATCAATCCTTGGTGTGATTGTTGCATTCACACAACCCTTAGGTGCATTGCTTGGAGTACATTTTAAAGAAAAGAGAATGCAGATAATAAGCATTCTTCTTGCATCAATATTTACCCCTCTCATAGGAATCGCAAAAACCATTCCACTACTCTTTGTATTCCTGACTATTGGAAAGATTGGAAACTCATTTTTTCATCCTAATGGAGCTTCTTCGGTGGGAAAAATTGCTTTTAAGCGTAGTCACACGGCAATGTCACTGTTTTCAATAGGTGGAGCATTAGGATCAGCTGCTGCGCCCATAATGACGATTTGGTATGTTAAAAAATATGGAATTTATTCAATGCCAGCCCTTGCTAGTTTTGGTATAATTGTTGCCATTATCTCATTTCTATTTATTAAAAAACTAAAAAAAGTCCAACCGATATACCTCAAGCAAAAAACCTGGGTCTAA
- a CDS encoding amidohydrolase family protein: MENLLIKNAKLRNREEVVDILVSNGKIVSIGKDLKFNTDEVFDAQGNLVTPTFVDTHLHIDKAYTAFCGRSSKEETLEESIKIMHNIKRNYTAEDVQERAERAIKESVKFGATKIRGHVDIDTIGGLTALEGCLKAKEVTKDIADVQLVAFAQEGIFRDLGTEELMYKAMDMGTDVVGGMPAAEWMMGESRKHVDLVFEIAKKYGADIDMHIDQTKDPCVQSLEYTALKSIKEGYKGRVTGGHCTSLAYQDDAHAAKVIELLKLADFNVCVNPQVLAIMGVDPEPRTRGLTRVRELVEAGVNVATAQDTICDGFHLYGTGDPLDYGLLMAYQAQYNSTSGAKIIYDMITFNSAKIMRLDDYGIKIGNTADFNIIFAKNESEALRIRPGRLVFRKGKLIAKYKKEGIFVN; the protein is encoded by the coding sequence GTGGAAAATTTATTAATTAAAAATGCAAAGCTCAGAAATAGGGAGGAAGTTGTTGATATATTGGTGTCTAATGGGAAAATAGTTAGTATTGGAAAAGATTTAAAATTTAATACCGATGAAGTTTTTGATGCTCAAGGAAATCTTGTAACTCCCACTTTTGTTGACACGCATCTTCATATTGACAAAGCCTATACTGCTTTTTGTGGAAGATCCAGTAAAGAAGAAACTCTTGAGGAATCTATAAAAATAATGCATAATATTAAGAGGAATTACACTGCCGAAGATGTACAAGAAAGAGCAGAGAGAGCAATAAAAGAATCTGTTAAATTTGGTGCAACAAAGATAAGAGGCCATGTAGACATTGATACAATTGGGGGTCTGACAGCACTTGAGGGTTGCCTTAAAGCAAAAGAAGTGACAAAGGATATTGCTGATGTCCAGCTTGTTGCATTTGCTCAAGAAGGAATATTTAGGGATTTAGGAACAGAAGAGCTTATGTACAAAGCTATGGATATGGGAACAGATGTTGTTGGTGGTATGCCAGCAGCAGAATGGATGATGGGCGAATCACGAAAACATGTCGACCTTGTTTTTGAGATTGCTAAAAAGTATGGGGCAGACATTGATATGCATATAGACCAGACCAAAGATCCTTGTGTCCAATCATTAGAATATACCGCACTGAAAAGCATTAAAGAAGGCTACAAAGGGAGAGTAACCGGGGGACATTGCACTTCTCTTGCTTATCAGGATGATGCTCATGCCGCAAAAGTTATTGAGTTGTTAAAATTAGCTGATTTTAATGTTTGTGTTAATCCACAAGTTTTAGCTATTATGGGAGTTGACCCTGAACCTAGGACGAGAGGTCTTACAAGGGTGAGGGAGCTTGTAGAAGCAGGTGTAAATGTTGCAACTGCTCAGGATACAATATGTGATGGCTTCCATCTATATGGCACTGGGGATCCTCTTGATTATGGTTTGCTTATGGCTTATCAAGCTCAATATAATTCTACCAGTGGTGCAAAAATTATTTACGATATGATAACATTTAATTCGGCAAAGATCATGAGACTTGACGATTATGGGATAAAAATTGGGAATACAGCCGATTTTAATATTATATTCGCAAAGAACGAGTCGGAGGCATTAAGAATAAGGCCTGGCAGACTTGTGTTTAGAAAAGGAAAATTAATTGCAAAGTACAAAAAGGAAGGAATATTTGTTAACTAG